Proteins from one Corynebacterium epidermidicanis genomic window:
- a CDS encoding GNAT family N-acetyltransferase: protein MTSQNLAASPEIRPASLADAEAIAEIFNHAVLNTVASWLLEPVTVENRQDWLRSHHVLVAEISGQVVGFAGYGQYRPAAGYRFTVENSVYIREGFYGRGLAGSLMESLITEAREQGLRVMLANIEAGNVASIKLHEKLGFRRVGLFPGVGDKNNQRLDLAILQLDL, encoded by the coding sequence GTGACTTCCCAAAACTTGGCTGCAAGCCCTGAGATTCGTCCAGCTTCCCTCGCAGATGCTGAGGCGATCGCGGAAATCTTCAACCATGCTGTACTCAATACTGTGGCATCCTGGCTGCTAGAGCCGGTCACGGTGGAAAACCGCCAGGATTGGCTGCGCTCCCATCACGTTCTGGTCGCGGAAATTTCCGGGCAAGTGGTGGGTTTTGCGGGATATGGTCAGTATCGGCCGGCTGCGGGATACCGGTTCACGGTGGAAAACTCGGTTTATATCCGCGAGGGTTTTTATGGGCGGGGGCTCGCGGGATCCTTGATGGAGTCCCTGATTACGGAAGCGCGAGAGCAGGGTTTGAGAGTGATGCTGGCCAATATTGAGGCCGGCAACGTGGCGTCGATAAAGCTGCATGAAAAGCTGGGCTTTCGCCGAGTAGGACTGTTCCCCGGCGTGGGCGATAAGAATAATCAACGGCTTGACCTGGCTATTTTACAGCTCGACCTATAG